A genomic region of Cryptococcus neoformans var. grubii H99 chromosome 13, complete sequence contains the following coding sequences:
- a CDS encoding amidase, with amino-acid sequence MLWEEAVETKRRERESRLPSKWLIPSNQLPPSDVLNVQNLPRTLGWLSDREIEITEAGVSEILSKIASRQWTSREVTEAFAHRTTIAHQLLNPITEVNFEASFAQADELDEYLAREGKTIGPLHGLPISCKDSCDVEGLDTTMGYSAWVGSKAKNDGVMIASLRAAGAIPFVKTNLGHTLMMGETVNHLFGRSLNPWNRSLTPGGSSGGEAALLAFRGSPVGWGTDIGGSIRLPSASTNLYGLRPSPGRVSYRGLADTFLGQEAVRCVLGPMGQSPHDLELLMSAYMASKPWNKDPDVIPLEWKKPSDALAEVPCCFAYINGDELVTPHPPIQRALKHVIEKLRKAGHHVVEWQGPLAKDAGRLMLDFWTADGGEEIRHRVAASGEPMIPEVAQLLRMTPESDFIPPTVSQTWKNQHERDLCARQFLDHWQDSACWSGCGRIIDGLIIPAAPFLARPHGADLPNSKWGVFEHTYANFQPLFQLSTGSFPSGLFQDPSIDLPLRDFTPRSDLDKVVQALYSDPEEWRGAPIGFQLVGRRLEEEKVLAMLQQVQRALE; translated from the exons ATGTtatgggaagaagccgTCGAGACAAAACGCAGAGAAAGGGAATCAAGGCTGCCATCCAAGTGGCTCATCCCTTCAAATCAACTACCACCAAGCGATGTCCTCAACGTGCAGAATTTACCTAGAACTCTAGGTTGGCTCTCGGATAGGGAAATCGAGATCACCGAAGCGGGGGTTTCTGAGATCTTGAGCAAAATCGCCAGCCGCCAATGGACGTCGAGGGAAGTGACTGAAGCTTTTGCCCATCGAACCACTATTGCCCACCAGTTGCTGAATCC CATTACCGAGGTAAATTTCGAGGCCTCGTTTGCTCAGGCAGATGAACTTGACGAATACCTCGCTCGAGAGGGAAAGACGATCGGTCCACTGCATGGCCTTCCAATCTCATGTAAA GATTCTTGCGACGTAGAAGGTCTCGACACAACCATGGGCTACTCTGCTTGGGTGGGGAGTAAAGCCAAGAATGATGGTGTCATGATTGCGTCAT TACGAGCTGCAGGAGCAATTCCATTCGTGAAAACCAATCTGGGTCATACACTTATGATGGGCGAAACCGTTAACCATTTATTTGGACGATCGCTCAACCCGTGGAACAGGTCTCTTACCCCGGGGggcagcagcggcggtGAAGCAGctcttcttgccttccGTGGAAGTCCAGTAGGCTGGGGGACAGATATCGGCGGAAGCATCCGGTTACCCTCAGC GTCGACTAACCTATACGGTCTGCGACCCTCTCCAGGACGAGTATCGTATCGCGGCTTGGCTGACACATTCCTCGGCCAAGAGGCCGTCCGATGCGTTCTGGGGCCAATGGGTCAGTCACCACATGACCTCGAATTGCTCATGTCCGCCTACATGGCCTCAAAGCCATGGAACAAGGACCCAGATGTAATCCCACTCgagtggaagaagccaagTGATGCACTGGCCGAGGTACCTTGTTGTTTTGCTTACATTAACGGCGACGAACTC GTGACGCCGCATCCTCCAATCCAACGAGCCCTCAAACATGTTATTGAGAAATTACGAAAAGCTGGGCACCACGTTGTAGAGTGGCAAGGCCCACTTGCCAAAGACGCTGGTCGATTGATGCTAGATTTCTGGACTGCtgatggtggggaagaaa TTCGTCATCGAGTTGCTGCCTCAGGGGAACCCATGATCCCTGAAGTAGCCCAACTACTCCGCATGACCCCAGAATCCGATTTTATACCCCCAACTGTCAGTCAGACATGGAAAAATCAGCATGAACGAGATCTGTGTGCCAGGCAGTTCTTGGATCACTGGCAAGATAGTGCCTGTTGGTCAGGCTGTGGACGGATCATTGATGGTTTGATCAT TCCTGCAGCCCCATTTCTTGCTCGACCTCATGGGGCAGATCTACCCAATTCCAAATGGGGAGTGTTTGAACATACCTATGCCAACTTTCAACCTCTTTTCCAACTATCTACAGGTTCATTTCCGAGCGGCCTGTTCCAAGATCCAAGCATTGACTTGCCATTGAGAGATTTTACTCCAAGGAGTGACTTGGATAAAGTGGTACAAGCCTTAT ATTCTGATCCAGAAGAATGGCGAGGTGCACCTATCGGATTTCAGCTTGTAGGACGGCgattggaggaggagaaagttTTGGCCATGCTGCAGCAAGTGCAAAGAGCTCTAGAGTAG
- a CDS encoding hexose transporter protein has translation MAPGHSVSSKFAFAQYQNNAHPQWWKDPGMRRGNLVILLYMVAQATGGYDKSLINNLQSIPTWEAVVGHPTGSALGVVTAMLSIGVIVGSPFFGWLSDWKGRKITMFIGSCIMLVGAILQAAATNRDFFIGGRFLIGFGVAGTLCSGPLLASEIAHPRQRSVVASFYNTFWYVGSIICAWLSFGTAYLSNDWAWRIPCIGQAVPALILVCIGLWLPESPRYLVKKNRSDEALAILARYHANGDQSDPLVQFELQEIKQTLDAEAMYETKGWIKPWLDLVSTRPNRYRMFIITIMVIGIDWCGTSITSYYLSTILSSVGITSATQQTGINGGLQVFNWLTSVSGAMLVERLGRRALWLTSFGGMLAVNVPFGACSALYAKRGDLAAGRAVVALVFLYNGFYNIGCNPLPYAYAVEILPYNIRAKGLAFEVAFDASQGVLGQWTNPIAMDALEWKFYFVYTAFLVLIVLAVYFTFPETKGLTLEEIKEVFGDGDSVNPAVPDDYDPAEAKNDDAKVDIKDVPVPVTR, from the exons ATGGCTCCAGGTCACAGCGTATCAAGCAAGTTCGCTTTTGCCCAATATCAGAACAATGCCCATCCACAATGGTGGAAAGATCCTGGGATGCGACGAGGCAACCTTGTTATCCTGCTTTACATGGTAGCTCAGGCGACAGGTGGCTATGACAAAAGTCTCATCAACAACTTGCAAAGTATACCTACCTGGGAAGCCG TCGTGGGTCACCCTACTGGATCCGCGTTAGGTGTTGTCACCGCCATGCTGTCCATCGGTGTCATAGTT GGTTCACCTTTTTTTGGCTGGCTAAGTGATTGGAAAGGCCGGAAAATTACCATGTTTATCGGGTCCTGTATCAT GCTTGTCGGTGCTATTCTACAAGCTGCAGCGACCAACAGAGACTTTTTCATTGG TGGACGATTCTTGATTGGTTTCGGTGTCGCCGGCACCTTATGTTCAGGCCCGCTTTTAGCCTCTGAAATT GCACACCCTCGTCAGCGTAGTGTCGTCGCGTCATTCTATAACACATTCTGGTATGTGGGTAGTATTATCTG CGCTTGGTTATCTTTTGGAACTGCCTATCTTTCCAATGACTGGGCATGGAGGATCCCCTGCATTGG ACAAGCTGTGCCCGCACTCATCCTTGTTTGTATCGGTCTGTGGCTTCCAGAAAGCCCCCGTTATTTAG TGAAAAAGAATCGTTCAGATGAAGCTCTGGCTATTTTGGCTCGCTACCACGCCAATGGCGACCAGTCGGATCCTTTGGTACAATTCGAATTACAAGAAATCAAACAGACTCTCGATGCTGAGGCTATGTACGAGACTAAAGGATGGATCAAGCCATGGCTCGACCTCGTTTCTACCCGTCCGAACCGGTACAGGATGTTTATCATTACCATTATGGTCATCGGTATTGACTGGTGTGGAACATCGATTACTTCCTACTAT CTATCCACTATTCTGTCTTCCGTAGGCATTACATCTGCAACCCAACA AACTGGTATT AATGGGGGCCTTCAAGTCTTCAACTGGCTTACTTCCGTCTCCGGTGCCATGCTCGTTGAACGCCTTGGCCGTCGGGCCCTTTGGCTGACCAGTTTTGGAGGAATGCTTGCAGTTAACGTTCCATTCGGAGCCTGCAGCGC GTTATACGCTAAGCGCGGTGATTTAGCAGCTGGCCGAGCTGTGGTTGCCTTGGTTTTCCTTTATAACGGGTTTTACAACATTGGCTGTAACCCTTTGCCATACGC TTATGCTGTCGAGATCTTGCCTTACAATATCCGTGCCAAGGGGTTGGCGTTTGAGGTTGCTTTTGACGCTTCCCAAGGTGTTTTGGGGCAATGGACAAATCCTATCGCTATGGATGCTCTGGAATGGAAATTCTATTTCGTCTATACCGCATT CCTTGTGCTCATCGTGCTCGCCGTCTACTTTACATTCCCCGAAACTAAAG GTCTCACTCTTGAGGAGATTAAGGAAGTctttggagatggagacTCGGTGAATCCCGCCGTACCAGACGACTATGACCCCGCCGAGGCAAAGAACGACGATGCCAAGGTCGACATCAAGGATGTACCTGTACCAGTTACTAGATAA